Proteins co-encoded in one Gehongia tenuis genomic window:
- the murD gene encoding UDP-N-acetylmuramoyl-L-alanine--D-glutamate ligase, with amino-acid sequence MDWNRRYLVVGMARSGVSAALALWNKGAEVYVNDRRTEEAFGGELDSLRKDGIHFALGQEPMDLLPRVDALVISPGVPIDAPFVIRAKELGLEVLGELELGYLLCKASVMALTGTNGKTTTVSLLGDILKRAGLKAPVVGNVGTPITQEAPGLTGEDWAVVEVSSFQLESIHAFHPKVAAILNVTEDHLNRHGDMATYIRMKARIFENQGPEDALILNADDPAVLEMAKRTAAKIYLFSRTHFVEQGAYVKDGRIVFRRDGREEDILAAGEVFIPGPHNLENALAAVAMAKAVGIGSEAIAGGLREFRGVEHRIEFVREVKGVRYINDSKGTNVDSSIKAVQTMDRPTVIIAGGYDKKTDFTPFIESFRGRPIKAMVTLGATAEQLMDTAKRLGYEPAVRAESLEDALRKAAEMAGPGENVLLSPACASFDMFTSYEERGEIFKFLVGQLKE; translated from the coding sequence GCTCTCTGGAACAAGGGGGCTGAGGTCTATGTGAACGACCGCCGCACCGAGGAAGCCTTCGGCGGCGAACTGGATAGTTTGCGAAAAGATGGCATCCATTTCGCGTTGGGGCAGGAGCCGATGGACCTGCTGCCGCGGGTGGATGCTTTGGTTATCAGCCCGGGCGTACCCATCGACGCGCCCTTTGTGATAAGGGCGAAGGAGCTGGGCCTCGAGGTGCTGGGCGAACTGGAGCTGGGCTATCTTCTTTGCAAAGCATCGGTCATGGCGCTTACGGGCACCAATGGCAAAACCACCACTGTGTCCCTGCTGGGGGATATTTTAAAGCGGGCGGGGCTTAAAGCGCCGGTGGTGGGCAACGTGGGAACACCCATCACGCAGGAAGCGCCTGGACTCACCGGGGAGGACTGGGCTGTCGTGGAAGTTTCCAGCTTTCAGCTGGAGTCGATTCATGCCTTTCATCCAAAGGTCGCCGCCATTTTGAACGTTACCGAGGACCACCTGAACCGCCACGGCGATATGGCCACTTACATCCGCATGAAGGCCCGGATCTTCGAGAACCAGGGGCCGGAGGATGCCCTTATTCTGAACGCTGACGATCCGGCGGTGCTGGAGATGGCGAAGCGTACGGCCGCGAAGATATACCTGTTCAGCCGCACCCATTTCGTGGAGCAAGGCGCCTATGTGAAGGATGGACGCATCGTCTTCAGGAGGGACGGCCGGGAGGAGGATATTCTGGCGGCGGGTGAAGTTTTCATCCCCGGACCCCACAACCTGGAAAACGCCCTGGCCGCTGTGGCCATGGCGAAAGCGGTGGGCATCGGCAGCGAAGCCATTGCCGGGGGCCTTCGGGAGTTCAGGGGCGTGGAGCACCGCATCGAATTCGTGCGGGAAGTGAAGGGCGTTCGCTACATCAACGATTCCAAGGGCACCAACGTGGACTCGTCCATCAAGGCGGTCCAAACCATGGATCGGCCCACCGTTATCATCGCCGGGGGCTACGATAAAAAGACCGACTTTACGCCCTTTATCGAATCCTTCAGAGGTCGTCCCATCAAGGCCATGGTGACGCTGGGCGCCACCGCGGAGCAGCTGATGGATACGGCAAAAAGACTGGGTTATGAGCCGGCGGTCCGGGCGGAAAGCCTGGAGGATGCACTGAGGAAGGCAGCGGAGATGGCAGGCCCCGGGGAGAACGTTTTGCTCTCGCCCGCCTGCGCCAGCTTCGACATGTTCACAAGCTACGAAGAGCGGGGAGAAATCTTCAAATTCTTGGTCGGACAGTTGAAGGAATGA
- the ftsW gene encoding putative lipid II flippase FtsW: MNKKIKSKPLDYSILVLTILLVAFGIIMVYSASYYMAGKGGDSMSYFKKQIVGAAVGFVAMFFMSRFPYKKLERLVPLGLIVSLVLLLLIYTPLGIESYGARRWINLGMSVQPSEVAKLAIVLFVAKYLTEKKDVMGSFKKGILPVTIVVGVYAGMVLIQPNMSMAMTFVLLLLFMLYLGGAKIKHLALMALVGGAGAFGLMLAEPYRRARYLAFLDPWADPLDTGWQIIQSLYALGNGGLFGVGLGASRQKYAFLTFAESDFIFSIIGEELGFIGCVALIAVFGLLIWRGMKVAFACPDRFGSLVAAGITLNIAIQVIINILVVTGSMPPTGLPLPFISAGGSSLAMSMAAIGVLMNISKSTKPI; the protein is encoded by the coding sequence ATGAATAAGAAAATCAAATCCAAACCTCTGGACTACAGCATCCTGGTGCTGACCATCCTTCTGGTGGCCTTCGGCATCATCATGGTGTATTCGGCAAGCTACTATATGGCGGGCAAGGGCGGCGACAGCATGTCCTACTTTAAAAAGCAGATCGTGGGGGCTGCGGTAGGCTTCGTCGCCATGTTTTTCATGTCCCGGTTCCCCTATAAAAAGCTGGAGAGGCTTGTGCCGCTGGGCCTTATCGTGTCCCTGGTGCTGCTTCTTCTCATCTATACGCCCCTTGGCATTGAATCTTACGGTGCCAGGCGCTGGATCAATCTTGGCATGAGCGTTCAACCATCGGAGGTGGCAAAGCTGGCCATCGTGCTGTTTGTGGCCAAATACCTCACGGAAAAGAAGGATGTGATGGGTTCCTTCAAAAAGGGCATTCTGCCCGTGACCATCGTGGTGGGCGTGTATGCGGGCATGGTGCTCATCCAGCCCAACATGAGCATGGCCATGACCTTTGTGCTGCTGCTTTTGTTCATGCTCTACCTTGGCGGCGCAAAGATCAAGCACCTTGCGCTTATGGCGCTGGTGGGCGGTGCGGGCGCTTTCGGCCTCATGCTGGCCGAGCCCTACCGCAGGGCGCGGTATCTCGCCTTTCTTGATCCCTGGGCCGATCCGCTGGACACGGGCTGGCAGATCATTCAGTCCCTGTACGCCCTTGGAAACGGCGGGCTCTTTGGGGTGGGTCTTGGCGCCAGCCGCCAGAAGTACGCCTTTTTGACCTTTGCCGAGTCGGATTTCATCTTCTCCATCATCGGGGAGGAGCTGGGGTTCATCGGCTGCGTGGCCCTGATCGCCGTGTTCGGGCTTCTCATCTGGCGGGGCATGAAGGTTGCCTTTGCCTGTCCGGACCGTTTTGGAAGCCTGGTCGCGGCGGGCATCACCCTTAACATCGCCATCCAGGTGATCATCAATATCCTGGTGGTGACCGGCTCCATGCCGCCCACCGGACTGCCGCTGCCCTTTATCAGCGCCGGCGGTTCCAGCCTGGCCATGTCCATGGCGGCTATCGGCGTTTTGATGAACATATCCAAAAGCACAAAGCCCATCTAG
- a CDS encoding UDP-N-acetylglucosamine 1-carboxyvinyltransferase, with amino-acid sequence MASLLIHGGKKLGGSVGIHGAKNAVLPILAASILTEKQVTILECPDLTDVQYMLDILRALGCRVTYHAGEVTIDSSAANRHSIPEDVAIKMRSSIFMLGPILARFGRVDFTYPGGWDNLWTHLPRFSREN; translated from the coding sequence ATGGCCAGTTTATTGATTCATGGCGGCAAAAAGCTTGGAGGGAGCGTCGGCATTCACGGTGCCAAGAATGCGGTGCTTCCCATTTTGGCTGCCAGCATTCTTACCGAAAAGCAAGTCACCATCTTGGAGTGCCCGGATTTGACCGACGTCCAATACATGCTCGATATTCTGCGGGCCCTTGGATGCCGGGTCACCTATCATGCGGGCGAGGTCACGATCGATTCCTCAGCGGCGAACCGCCACAGCATTCCCGAGGATGTCGCCATCAAGATGCGATCCTCCATCTTCATGCTGGGGCCCATCCTGGCCCGCTTTGGCAGGGTGGACTTTACCTATCCTGGTGGCTGGGATAATTTATGGACACATCTTCCCCGCTTTTCCCGGGAAAACTAG
- a CDS encoding DUF1540 domain-containing protein, translating to MQANKAIQCTVQQCSFHCGHQNFCSLDSILVGTHEQNPTVVECTDCKSFRRK from the coding sequence ATGCAGGCCAACAAAGCGATTCAGTGCACGGTTCAGCAGTGCTCGTTCCACTGCGGTCACCAGAACTTCTGCTCCCTGGACAGCATCCTCGTGGGAACTCATGAGCAGAACCCGACCGTTGTGGAATGCACCGACTGCAAGTCCTTCCGTCGGAAGTGA
- a CDS encoding recombinase family protein: MDDRRVVIYCRESRDDFGEHRERIETQRDMLVRFCARRGLSNIVDIILDNNVSGTRFERLADLEARMEAGEVDVVVFKDASRLGRNQMESLRFVELAQELGVELLFESEDFREDLFGLMAWFNERRAREDSEKIRRVMRHKMEAGELIIRAPYGYEKTESGLQIREEEARVVREVFRDFTEGRSVREIVGRLNGARVPTPSMVPGERPAAEHWTPQHIYRILGNEVYTGTMIHGKTMKRSFKSARTVSRPREEWIVLPNHHEAIVSEELFHRAAALKCRGGGKHSPSLYSGLVRCGRCGKPLVRGRGGFLCGTYHREGALKEDGGCLRHFLAESELAAMTAHFLRILGEAAGRSEIPFTRQLARHLEAVYFLPGELAGGVLPEELARQVSREGGVVFWFKESLTDGMRWDNI; this comes from the coding sequence ATGGACGATAGACGGGTGGTGATCTACTGCCGGGAAAGCCGGGACGATTTCGGCGAGCATCGGGAACGCATCGAGACCCAGCGGGATATGCTGGTGCGGTTCTGCGCGAGACGGGGCCTGAGCAATATCGTGGACATCATTTTGGATAACAATGTGAGCGGAACCCGCTTCGAGCGGCTGGCCGATCTCGAGGCCAGGATGGAGGCGGGCGAGGTGGATGTGGTGGTCTTCAAGGACGCCTCCCGGCTGGGGCGAAACCAGATGGAGAGCCTGCGGTTTGTGGAGCTGGCGCAGGAGCTGGGGGTGGAGCTTCTTTTTGAAAGCGAGGATTTCCGGGAAGATCTGTTTGGCCTGATGGCCTGGTTCAACGAGCGGCGGGCCCGGGAGGACAGCGAGAAGATCCGGCGGGTGATGCGCCACAAGATGGAGGCGGGGGAGCTCATTATCCGGGCGCCCTACGGCTATGAAAAGACGGAGAGCGGGCTTCAAATCCGTGAGGAAGAGGCACGGGTGGTGCGGGAAGTCTTCCGGGACTTCACCGAGGGCCGTTCCGTCCGGGAAATCGTGGGGAGGCTGAACGGAGCACGGGTGCCCACGCCCTCCATGGTGCCGGGGGAACGGCCGGCGGCGGAGCATTGGACGCCCCAGCACATCTACCGCATCCTCGGCAACGAGGTCTATACCGGCACCATGATCCACGGCAAAACCATGAAGCGCAGCTTCAAGAGCGCCCGCACCGTGTCCCGGCCCCGGGAGGAATGGATCGTACTGCCCAACCACCACGAGGCCATCGTTTCCGAGGAGCTCTTCCATAGGGCGGCGGCGCTGAAGTGCCGGGGCGGCGGCAAGCATAGTCCCAGCCTCTACAGCGGGCTTGTGCGGTGCGGCCGGTGCGGCAAGCCCTTGGTGCGGGGCAGGGGCGGTTTCTTGTGCGGGACCTATCACCGGGAGGGGGCGCTGAAGGAGGACGGCGGCTGCCTGCGCCATTTCCTCGCCGAATCGGAGCTGGCCGCCATGACGGCTCATTTTCTGCGTATTCTGGGGGAGGCGGCGGGCCGGTCCGAGATTCCCTTCACCCGGCAGCTGGCCCGGCATCTTGAGGCCGTTTATTTCCTGCCCGGGGAGCTGGCCGGGGGCGTGCTTCCCGAGGAACTGGCCCGGCAGGTGAGCCGGGAGGGCGGCGTGGTTTTTTGGTTCAAGGAAAGTTTGACGGATGGCATGAGATGGGATAACATCTGA
- the murA gene encoding UDP-N-acetylglucosamine 1-carboxyvinyltransferase, with product MHFVAQPGGCEIGLRPIDLHIKGLMALGAKLDEGMAELTCEHGLIGGEVHLDYPSVGATENIMMAAVLAKGTTTIHNAAREPEIVDLMNFINAMGGRVRGAGSSNIVVEGVSRLQGVEYQVIPDRIVAGTYMAAAAITGGDVLLENVVYEHVFAIAAKLRDTGCRVERAGRTLRVSGLARPRAVNRLETLPYPGFPTDMQAQLMSVLCVADGTSIVVENVFENRFKHAAELNRMGADITIKDRLALVRGVSRLSGTTVCARDLRAGAALVLAGLRAEGETTVEGVHYIDRGYERLVEDLRTLGADIRRI from the coding sequence ATCCACTTTGTTGCACAGCCCGGTGGCTGTGAAATTGGTCTAAGGCCCATCGACCTACATATCAAAGGCCTGATGGCGCTGGGCGCCAAACTGGACGAGGGGATGGCGGAGCTCACGTGCGAGCATGGGCTCATCGGCGGCGAGGTGCATCTCGACTATCCCAGCGTGGGCGCCACGGAGAACATCATGATGGCGGCGGTTCTCGCCAAGGGCACCACTACCATTCACAACGCCGCCCGGGAGCCGGAGATCGTGGATCTGATGAACTTCATCAACGCCATGGGCGGCCGGGTCCGGGGCGCGGGGAGCAGCAACATCGTGGTGGAGGGCGTATCCCGCCTCCAGGGTGTGGAATACCAGGTCATCCCCGACCGGATCGTGGCGGGCACCTATATGGCGGCCGCGGCCATCACCGGCGGCGATGTGCTGCTGGAGAACGTGGTCTATGAGCACGTCTTTGCCATTGCGGCCAAGCTTCGGGACACCGGCTGCAGGGTGGAGCGCGCCGGGCGCACGCTCCGGGTATCGGGTCTTGCACGGCCAAGGGCGGTCAACCGTCTGGAAACCCTGCCCTATCCCGGCTTCCCCACCGACATGCAGGCTCAGCTCATGTCCGTTTTGTGCGTGGCTGACGGCACCAGCATCGTGGTGGAAAATGTCTTTGAGAATCGTTTCAAGCATGCGGCGGAGCTCAACCGCATGGGCGCGGACATCACCATCAAGGACCGGCTGGCTCTGGTTCGGGGTGTTTCCCGGCTGTCCGGGACCACCGTGTGCGCAAGAGACCTTCGGGCGGGCGCGGCGCTGGTGCTGGCAGGCCTTCGGGCGGAGGGCGAGACGACCGTGGAGGGCGTGCATTACATCGACCGCGGCTACGAACGGCTGGTGGAGGATCTGCGCACACTGGGCGCGGATATACGAAGGATTTAG
- a CDS encoding cell division protein FtsQ/DivIB codes for MAYKRRVKPRFYVIVVSLLLIIGLAVAIGCGVFDVKAVTVTGLTKYSEDAVVEMAGIPLGQNIFKADLKAARTNIESNPYLVVKKISRKLPSTVQIEITERQGAAYFPYGTGYVLIDGGGLVLEVFNQPPVGQYLLIEGLDPVSVQVKEQVQCADTYQVHVLLSIFDHILESPIKGDLASVDVRDTQALALVTAEGTRVELGQDENWDKKMAWLEKTLTYLKENNLAGGTLDVRAPDSNASYMPKSSPMSLDTPRPDPSAPQGAAVPTTGPKEE; via the coding sequence TTGGCTTACAAAAGACGGGTTAAACCGAGATTCTATGTGATTGTGGTTTCGCTCTTGCTGATCATCGGCCTGGCGGTGGCCATCGGCTGCGGCGTTTTTGATGTGAAGGCCGTGACGGTCACGGGCCTTACAAAGTACAGCGAGGACGCGGTGGTGGAGATGGCCGGCATTCCTTTGGGCCAGAATATCTTCAAGGCCGACCTCAAGGCCGCGAGGACCAACATTGAGTCCAATCCCTATCTCGTGGTGAAGAAAATCAGCCGCAAGCTGCCTTCGACGGTGCAGATCGAGATCACGGAGCGTCAGGGTGCGGCTTATTTTCCCTATGGCACCGGCTATGTGCTGATCGACGGCGGGGGACTTGTGCTGGAGGTGTTTAATCAGCCGCCAGTTGGGCAATATCTTCTTATAGAAGGATTGGACCCTGTGAGCGTTCAGGTGAAGGAACAGGTCCAGTGTGCCGACACCTATCAGGTGCACGTGCTGCTGTCCATTTTCGATCACATTCTGGAGAGCCCCATCAAAGGCGATCTGGCGTCGGTGGACGTGAGAGACACCCAGGCCCTCGCGCTTGTTACGGCTGAGGGCACCCGGGTGGAGCTGGGCCAGGACGAGAACTGGGACAAGAAGATGGCCTGGCTGGAAAAGACGCTGACCTATCTCAAGGAAAACAATCTTGCCGGCGGCACGCTGGACGTGCGCGCCCCCGACAGCAACGCCAGCTACATGCCAAAGAGTTCGCCCATGTCCCTTGATACGCCAAGGCCCGATCCTTCCGCACCCCAGGGCGCCGCGGTTCCCACCACCGGTCCCAAGGAGGAATAA
- a CDS encoding DUF881 domain-containing protein, with amino-acid sequence MKYGRPLLIVTASLLIGFALALTPAKGGEVATNENQTLSQLLDENRTLGDQVSQLQEKLDEYEKTSAASDTVAAELAEELAAARMEAGLVPLTGPGIRIELDARYVSDAEGSRQAVRALSDGELLRIINELNASGAEAIAINGERIVATSEIRTAGSYININRRATNVPYTIEAVGNPETLSASLMLLGGIKDTFEPFYELKITQVDGLEIPAYSGTLAFYYAQPVATP; translated from the coding sequence ATGAAATACGGGCGGCCCCTACTCATCGTGACCGCGAGCCTGCTCATTGGCTTTGCCCTCGCACTGACCCCGGCGAAGGGCGGGGAGGTGGCGACAAACGAGAACCAAACGCTCTCCCAGTTGTTGGACGAGAACCGAACGCTGGGGGACCAGGTGAGCCAGCTTCAGGAGAAGCTGGATGAATACGAGAAGACGAGTGCGGCCTCGGATACGGTGGCCGCTGAGCTTGCCGAGGAGCTTGCCGCGGCCCGCATGGAGGCGGGCCTGGTGCCCCTTACCGGGCCGGGCATCCGTATTGAGCTGGATGCCCGCTACGTGTCCGATGCCGAGGGCAGTCGGCAGGCGGTGCGTGCCCTGTCGGACGGCGAGCTGCTTCGCATCATCAACGAGCTCAATGCCAGCGGCGCGGAAGCCATCGCCATCAACGGCGAACGCATCGTGGCCACAAGCGAGATCCGCACGGCGGGCAGTTATATCAACATCAATCGCCGGGCCACAAACGTGCCTTACACCATCGAGGCGGTGGGCAACCCGGAAACGCTGAGCGCTTCGCTGATGCTCTTAGGCGGCATCAAGGACACCTTTGAACCCTTTTATGAACTTAAGATTACCCAGGTGGACGGGCTGGAGATTCCGGCCTATTCGGGTACCCTGGCCTTCTACTATGCTCAGCCGGTGGCAACGCCATGA
- a CDS encoding DUF881 domain-containing protein encodes MKRLAAGLLSIVAGFFLAQSLSGPAANSDEALLQRELDRLNQENGELTRQRDELADRLEGFKRDAEAEDGALAPLMEKLRAVAPFAGLTDMRGPGIVITLSDAPRGLVPEGGSVNYNNYVVHDEDLKRLVNVLVDGGAECVSINDVRILSRTKIRCGGPAIDVWDQILTPPFTIRAIGDPEALVRAITGSDEALGIYQEFSAYGLAFTYEAAGTVEVKGFKSPMKYSYAKAAAIKEE; translated from the coding sequence ATGAAAAGGCTTGCCGCGGGACTGTTGAGCATAGTGGCGGGCTTTTTTCTTGCCCAGAGCCTGTCGGGGCCGGCCGCAAATTCCGATGAAGCACTGCTCCAGCGGGAGCTGGATCGGCTGAACCAGGAGAATGGGGAGCTTACCCGCCAGCGGGATGAGCTGGCCGACAGACTGGAAGGATTTAAGCGGGATGCGGAAGCTGAGGACGGCGCGCTCGCGCCGCTGATGGAGAAGCTTCGGGCCGTTGCTCCCTTTGCCGGCCTTACGGACATGCGGGGACCGGGCATCGTGATCACCCTTTCCGACGCGCCCAGGGGCCTTGTGCCGGAGGGAGGATCGGTGAACTACAACAACTATGTGGTGCACGATGAGGACCTGAAGCGGCTGGTGAACGTCCTGGTGGACGGCGGTGCGGAATGCGTGTCCATCAACGACGTGCGCATTTTAAGCCGCACCAAGATCCGCTGCGGCGGCCCGGCTATCGACGTGTGGGATCAGATTCTGACCCCGCCCTTCACCATTCGGGCCATCGGCGATCCCGAGGCGCTGGTAAGGGCTATCACCGGCAGCGATGAGGCCCTTGGCATCTATCAGGAGTTCTCCGCCTATGGCCTCGCCTTCACCTACGAGGCGGCGGGCACGGTGGAGGTGAAGGGCTTCAAGAGCCCCATGAAGTACAGCTACGCCAAAGCGGCGGCCATCAAGGAGGAATAA
- a CDS encoding DUF1290 domain-containing protein encodes MLYVILGLAAGAALQYFLPVGLPAGSEAYVISLVLVILGHIPLWLKARMSWPIFWRFLTETALALLITFWGERMDLPLYLAVWTALTWKVFHNYEALWRASIKKSEKTGVNKL; translated from the coding sequence ATGCTCTATGTCATTTTGGGCTTGGCGGCAGGCGCCGCTTTGCAGTATTTTCTGCCGGTGGGGCTTCCCGCGGGAAGCGAGGCCTATGTGATCAGTCTGGTGCTGGTCATCCTTGGCCATATTCCCCTTTGGCTGAAGGCGCGGATGAGCTGGCCGATATTTTGGAGATTTCTGACGGAAACCGCGCTGGCGCTTCTCATCACTTTTTGGGGCGAGCGAATGGACCTGCCCCTATATTTGGCCGTATGGACGGCGCTTACATGGAAAGTTTTTCATAATTATGAGGCGCTGTGGCGCGCTTCCATAAAAAAATCCGAAAAAACAGGTGTAAATAAGCTGTGA
- the ftsA gene encoding cell division protein FtsA, whose amino-acid sequence MRHVAAAVEIGTSKVVAIIAEGKANGEFDILGWNSQSHRGIRRGVILDPANLQEAMAKALHEAENQAHHKVKELYIGVPGCFIKSFTAQQEVFLSDKDKRIETHNVDELILRAEEFDKPLDWMVIHRVPCYFKLDDNPKMIVDPVGSKAKKMNGVISFVMANGEFMEDMQELAEAEGYSVKGFIATCLGEGLMLIEAEERDKTAILLDIGYYNTDVTVFKGDGIILHESIPLGGAHITSDLSCAFRLSVEQSEVIKRRHVFGLDTAADDMGGMEVEIQGKIVRVSDNFIQHVIECRVEEIAASVKNILRRKDARIPQRTMVYMAGGGIGLMRGAREFMTNALDHPVRVLTPKSAHMNSPVYAGALGTVDLSLIDPEQPENNSPTVMKGVKGAFKKISDFFFE is encoded by the coding sequence ATGAGACATGTGGCTGCGGCCGTCGAAATCGGGACGTCCAAAGTCGTTGCGATTATTGCTGAAGGTAAAGCCAATGGTGAGTTTGATATATTGGGCTGGAACAGCCAGTCCCATCGGGGGATCCGCCGCGGCGTGATTCTGGACCCCGCCAATTTGCAGGAGGCCATGGCCAAAGCCCTGCATGAAGCGGAGAACCAGGCCCATCACAAGGTGAAGGAGCTCTATATTGGTGTGCCCGGATGTTTTATCAAATCCTTTACCGCACAGCAGGAGGTCTTTCTCAGCGACAAGGACAAGCGCATCGAGACCCACAATGTGGACGAGCTGATCCTGAGGGCGGAGGAATTCGACAAGCCCCTGGATTGGATGGTCATTCATCGGGTGCCCTGCTACTTCAAGCTGGACGACAACCCCAAGATGATCGTGGATCCCGTGGGCAGCAAGGCCAAGAAGATGAACGGCGTGATCTCCTTTGTCATGGCCAACGGCGAATTCATGGAGGACATGCAGGAGCTGGCTGAAGCGGAGGGCTACAGCGTCAAGGGCTTTATTGCCACCTGCCTTGGCGAAGGGCTGATGCTCATCGAGGCCGAGGAGCGGGACAAGACCGCCATCCTGCTTGATATCGGATACTACAATACGGACGTGACTGTCTTCAAAGGGGACGGCATCATTTTGCATGAGAGTATTCCCCTTGGCGGCGCGCATATCACCTCCGATCTTTCCTGCGCCTTCAGGCTCAGTGTGGAGCAGTCGGAAGTGATCAAGCGGCGCCACGTTTTCGGCCTGGACACCGCGGCCGACGACATGGGCGGCATGGAAGTGGAGATTCAGGGCAAAATTGTCCGCGTATCCGACAATTTTATTCAGCATGTTATTGAGTGCCGCGTGGAGGAGATTGCGGCCTCAGTGAAGAACATATTAAGACGCAAGGACGCCAGGATCCCTCAGCGGACCATGGTGTACATGGCCGGCGGAGGCATTGGCCTGATGCGCGGCGCAAGAGAGTTTATGACCAATGCACTCGATCATCCCGTTCGGGTGCTCACCCCCAAATCCGCTCACATGAATTCGCCCGTCTATGCGGGCGCCCTCGGTACAGTGGATTTGTCCCTCATCGATCCCGAGCAGCCGGAGAACAACAGTCCTACGGTGATGAAGGGTGTCAAGGGTGCATTTAAGAAGATCAGTGACTTCTTTTTTGAATAG
- the ftsZ gene encoding cell division protein FtsZ → MLEFDVDSGTLAQIKVVGVGGAGNNAINRMILHGLRGVEFIAVNTDSQALALSKANQRVQIGAKVTKGLGAGANPEVGAKAAEESREEIMQNLKGADLVFVTAGMGGGTGTGAAPVVAEAARELGILTIGVVTKPFSFEGRQRMKNAETGIEKLKQKVDSLVTIPNERLLSVVGKGTTLVDAFRMADDVLRQGIQGISDLIAVPSLINLDFADVKSVMEDKGMAHMGIGYGSGENAMTEAAKQAISSPLLETSINGATGVIINVTGGKELGLIDVNEGAQMITQAADEEANIIFGAGVDETLGDEIRITVIATGFERGERVKKDKEAPRAEEAPRQASVDVPEAPQEPREEPRRVEMADPWWMMDRSENSTGSGSTASFDRDAFAKQLFDGEDETDIPTFLRRPPKR, encoded by the coding sequence GTGTTAGAATTTGATGTCGATTCGGGCACCTTGGCCCAAATCAAAGTTGTGGGTGTGGGCGGCGCTGGAAACAACGCCATCAACCGCATGATTTTGCATGGGCTGAGGGGTGTGGAATTTATTGCTGTCAACACCGACAGTCAGGCTTTGGCCCTGTCCAAGGCCAACCAGCGGGTGCAGATTGGCGCCAAGGTGACCAAGGGTCTGGGCGCCGGTGCAAACCCCGAGGTGGGTGCGAAGGCCGCCGAGGAAAGCCGCGAGGAAATCATGCAGAACCTCAAGGGCGCGGACCTGGTGTTCGTGACCGCCGGCATGGGCGGCGGCACCGGTACGGGCGCGGCTCCAGTGGTTGCGGAGGCTGCCCGGGAGCTGGGCATCCTGACCATCGGCGTTGTGACCAAGCCTTTCTCCTTTGAAGGCCGCCAGCGCATGAAGAATGCCGAAACCGGCATTGAAAAGCTCAAGCAGAAGGTTGATTCCCTGGTGACCATTCCCAATGAGCGGCTGCTCTCCGTGGTGGGCAAGGGGACAACCCTGGTGGACGCCTTCCGCATGGCGGACGACGTGCTCCGCCAGGGTATTCAGGGTATTTCCGATTTGATCGCCGTTCCCAGCCTCATCAATCTGGACTTTGCCGACGTCAAATCCGTCATGGAGGACAAGGGCATGGCCCATATGGGCATCGGCTACGGCAGCGGCGAGAACGCCATGACCGAAGCCGCCAAACAGGCCATTTCTTCGCCCTTGCTGGAGACCTCCATCAATGGCGCCACCGGCGTGATCATCAATGTGACTGGCGGCAAGGAGCTGGGCCTTATCGATGTGAACGAGGGCGCGCAGATGATCACCCAGGCTGCCGACGAGGAGGCCAACATCATCTTCGGCGCCGGCGTGGACGAGACGCTGGGCGACGAAATCCGCATCACCGTTATCGCTACCGGCTTTGAGCGTGGCGAGCGGGTCAAGAAGGATAAGGAAGCGCCGAGAGCCGAGGAAGCTCCCCGGCAGGCCAGCGTGGATGTGCCTGAAGCCCCCCAGGAGCCCCGTGAGGAGCCCCGCCGGGTGGAGATGGCCGATCCCTGGTGGATGATGGACCGCAGCGAGAACAGCACCGGCAGCGGCAGTACCGCCAGCTTTGACCGGGATGCCTTCGCCAAGCAGCTTTTCGATGGGGAAGATGAGACGGATATTCCCACCTTCCTGCGCCGTCCTCCCAAGCGCTGA